One Algoriphagus sp. Y33 genomic window, AGCAGGTCCCTTCCATTTCCCATCCGCACTTCTCACACATTGGCACATGCACATTGCAACTTTGATTGGCACAGTTCACCATACGGTCGGAAGGCGTACCGCAAACGTGACAGGTAGACACAATCTTCGGATTCACGCTATTCACCTCTACAGCTATCCTGTTGTCAAACACATAACACTTCCCTTCGAAATCTTCACCCCCGGCTTCCATCCCGTATTTGATGATGCCACCATGAAGTTGGTACACATCTTCAAAACCTTGCTCCAAAAGAAAAGCAGAAGCTTTTTCACATTTGATTCCGCCGGTACAGTAGGTTAATACTTTCTTGTTTTTCAGATGCTCCAGCTCTTTGACTTTCTCTGGAAAATCACGAAAGTTGTCAATATCCAGCGTCAGCGCATTTTTAAAGCGCCCCAATTCATGCTCATAATTAGAGCGGACATCCAAGATCACTACATCTTCCTGATCCTTCAGCTTCTTGAATTCCTCCGGATCAAGGTGCTTTCCCGTTTTTACATTAGGATCAAGATGTCTTAGCGCACTGTGTACAATCTCCGGCTTGTAGCGTACATGGATTTTGGTAAATGCATGCTTGTGATGAGTATCAATTTTAAACTCTGTCTTGACAAATCGTGGATCTGCATGAATATAGGCCATATATTTCTCACAGTCTTCCACCAATCCGGAAACCGTTCCGTTCAGACCTTCATCGGAAATAATGATCCTACCCCGGATGTTATTTTCGATGCAGAACAAGTGATGCTGCTCGCGGTAATCCTCAGGATTCTCAATCTTGGCGTAGCAGTAATAAAGAAGGATGTGATAGTTGTTGTTTTCCATAACTGTAGCCCTGTTGCGGCAGGGTGTTTTAGGATGTTTGGTTTAAATTAATTTGAACATCTTCATTATTTATCATTCGATATTCGACATTCAATAGTTAATGATGATCAACAAAATACAAAATCTCAACTCTGAGCTGAATCTCGTAATTCGTAAATCAAAAATCGTAAATCTATTTAACTTTTGCGGCAGGATTTCCAAAAACCGTTTCATTCGCTCCCACAGTAGAAATCACCACTGAGCCAGCTCCAATTCTCGCATTTTTACCAATAGTAACTCCGGATACAATCGTAGCACCCGAACCGATAAAAGCACCTTCTTCGATAGTCACTTCAGAATTGATCACTGATCCGGCTCCGATTTGAACAAAGTCGCCCAATTTGGCTTTATGCTCAATAACCGCGGCGGAATTAATGATGCAGTGGCTTCCAACCTCAGCACCTGCACCGATGTTGACATTTGCATTGATGAAATTACCATGACCAATGACCGCATCTGTAGAAATGTAAGAACGCTGATGGATCGCGTTAACAGGTTGTACCTTTCTGCGATCATTCAACAACTCCACCAAGAACTTACGGTATTTCGGATTTTCTTCTGCCACAAACGCCTCAGTCTTCTGGCCTATGAGTTTTAAGAAACCATCATCCTCAGGATTTCCAAGTACAGACACAGTATTGATTTCTGTCCCATAAATTTTCTCGTCCTCATCCAAGAATCCAAAAACAACGACATTGTTGCTGTTGAATATCTCAAGTGCGGGATGGGCGATGCCTTTAGCACCAAAAATTATTACCGGTTTTTCCATAATTTTCTGCAATTCAGGGTGCAAAAATACAGGAATTCACCGGCTTACCCAAAATCATTTGGATTCTGATTTGATGAGCGACTGGGCTATTTTGCATTGCAGACATTTCTTGGGCTGACAGTAATTCTTAAAAAGCCCAATCATCCCCTGAGAATCAAATGCATTTTCTGCAGACCAACCATGTGATTGGAAGCACCGGGTGATGTGATTGTTTTCTGCAGACACTTCCTGCAACAAATCAAAACAACGCTCTTGCCAGTCAGGCTCCTCGAAATATCGCCCGTATGCAAACCAGAGCGGAATCACATAATTAATCACCAAAAGATCCAGTGCCATGCTGGAAATCCCCGCACTTGCCTGTCTTTCCGAAGGTTTGCCAAAACTATAATGATGCTTCCAATAATCACTTGGCTTCACTTTCAACAACTTTCTGAAACTTGCGAAATCATGGGAATCTTGTATCACCGATTGAAGTAAATTGGGTGCATTGGACAATATTGCCGACAATTGTGCGATTCTGACTGTAGGAAAATTACTTGGACGAACACCCATAAATGTCCAATGCTGCCGCTTCATCCGCGACTCCCATTTATATTTCTTTCTATAAAAATCATATTCCCGGATCAAATGCTGTACATAGGGTTCTTCGGAATCCATGGGCAGCAGACCTGCCTGCCCCATCAGGATTGCCTCCAAAACCGGCAATTGGTCACGGTGCTTTTGAAGGATTTTATAAGGAACCAATGTGGCCAATTCCCCCATTGCCAGACTATTATTCTTGAAGCCAAAGCAAACAAACAGCCACCTGTACGCTGTTTCCTCCCAATCGTCGGTCGTAGATCTTAGAATTTCCAAAATCAGTGCTGACTTTTCCTGAAGTCGCTCTACCAACGCCTTTTCCGAGGCGGAAAATCTCACAATTCCCGGTGCTCCCTTTAATCCATGAGCACAGGGCAAGTCAGATTTATAATCCAGCATCCGCTCATAATTTCTCCAGATATCCAAAAAAATCAGCCCTTTTAGCTCCAACGTCGGCATTGGAGTTCCATCATTCCGCAGAACTTTCCTATCATCTTCCCACACTACATGAAGCACGACAGAATTGTAGGCAGGATTCCCGCCATGTGCATGCTGCTTCCATTCACTTGCCAGCCTGTGCACCTCCACATGCCCATGGAAGATTACCCCATCGATTACCACAACCGAATCCCTGAAATCAGGCCCCTCGCTCTGATTATGAAATCCTACCTGGATTATTTTTAATTCATCGCCATTCGTAGTATAGAGCTTGTCCTTCTGGAAATATTGATACTTCCATACGAGTTGTAAAAAGTCTTCTTTGAATGTCATAAAAGCCGAGGTTAAAAATCAAATTGAATTTAACCAAAAACTAAAAAACAAAAAAGTCAGGAAACCCTGACTTTCATTATTTTATAGTAAAACGTTAGTGAGTTTAAAGGTGTTTTCCTAGCAATTCTCCCATTTCCACCTGCAGTTTCTTTGCTTCCCGCTTGGCCATTTGAGCAAAATCCCTTTCCTCCGACGCATATAAAATCCCTCTACTGGAATTTACCAATAGCCCGCATTGCGAATTCATTCCGTACTTGGCAACATCGGATAAGCTGCCTCCCTGCGCCCCTACCCCCGGCACTAAAAAGAAATTATCCGGCACCAATTTTCTCACTTCTCCGATCAGTTCTCCACGTGTAGCTCCCACCACATACATCAGATTTTCGGGAGAACCCCATTCTTGGCTTTTCTCCAAAACCGCCTGATATAACGGCTTGCCATTTTCGTCTTTGATCAGCTGGAAATCCATAGAACCCGCATTTGAAGTCAAAGCCAAAAGTATTACCCATTTTTCCTTAAACTCCAAAAACGGTGTCACACTATCCGCCCCCATATATGGAGCTACTGTCACCGAATCAAAGTCCATTTTCTCGAAAAAAGCCTTGGCATATAGTTTAGAAGTGTTACCAATATCCCCACGTTTCGCATCTGCAATGGTGAAAATCTCCTTTGGAATAATCTCCAATACCTTCTGCAACGTCTCCCAGCCCTGAGGTCCCAATGCTTCAAAGAAAGCAATATTCGGCTTGTAAGCCACCGCATAATCCGCCGTCTCTTCTATGATCTGCCTGCAGAAGCTATAGATCGGATCTACTTCACTTTTCAGATGGGCTGGAATTTTCGAGAGATCAGTGTCAAGACCTACACACAAAAAGGATGATTTTTTCTGGATTTGGGAGAAAAGCTCGGCTCGGGTCATGGATTTAAGGATTTTGACAAAGGTAGGAAACCAAGCTGGCTTAGAAAAGAAATGAAAAGTACCCAAGTACTAGAATAGCCCCAAAAAGTTAGACACTATTTGGAAGCTACTTATGAGAGGTAAAATGAAGTATTCAGTTCTCTTCAGGAAAGAGGCTGTTGACCAAGTCATCTATGACAAACGATCAGTACTAAAGGTTGGTCAGGAATTAGGTATTGATAAATCCCTTATCAGGAAATGGGTTCTGTTGTATCAAAGGCATGGGATCATGGGACTTATGCCTATTTCTAAAAGGCAATATCCACCTGAATTCAAAGTCAAGGTTATCAAAACCATGAGGAAGAAGTCCCTATCTTTATTGGAAGCCTGTATTCAGTTTAATATTCGAAGCACTGGAGCGCTGGTAAAATGGATAGGGCTTTATGATGAAAATGGAGCTGAAGGTTTTGCAAGGAAAGAAAGAAAAACGAAGTTGCCTATGACCAAAAGAACTAAGAAGCCAAAGACCAAGGAAGAGGAACTATTGGAGGAACTAGCTTCCTTAAGAGCTGAAAACGCCTATTTAAAAAAGCTACATGCCTTAATTCAAGCCGAAAAAGAGAAAGAAGAAAATCGGAAATCATCCAGGAATTAAGGCATGCCCATGCACTGTCACATTTATTACTGCATGCGGGGATGGCGAGAAGTACGTTTTATTATCATCTCAAACAATCCAAAAAACCGGATAAATATCTTGAAGCCAAACAGGACATTACAAGAATCTACAGAGAACATCAAGGGAGGATGGGGTACAGACGTATCAAGTTTGCACTCAGAAATGAGGGGAGATATATCAATCATAAAACCGTCTTGAAATTGATGCAGGAGTTGGGCATCCAGAGTCTAATTCGGACTAAAAAATATAAGTCCTATAAAGGGGAATTGGGGAAAGTCGCACCGAATCTACTTAACCGCGACTTTAAAGCCACATTGCCAGATCAAAAATGGGCAACGGATATTACAGAATTTAAGGTCTCGGATAAAAGACTATACCTATCTCCAATCATCGACCTGTTCAATGGGGAGATAATAAGTTATACAATGGCGGAAAACGCTAAAATCAAGCCGGTTATAGATATGATCGAACAGGTAAAAAGTACTATGACTGATAATAAACCAGTGATATTACACTCAGATCAAGGATGGCACTATCAAATGGCAATCTATCAAGAGGCATTACAAAGGAAGAATATTGTACCCAGCATGTCGAGAAAAGGGAACTGTCTTGACAATGCAATCATCGAAAACTTCTTTGGTACTATTAAATGCGAACTGTTCTATCTCAAAGAGTATAAATCAATCTCGCAACTCAAAATGGAAATCAAAGAGTACATCCATTACTACAACAACAAAAGAATTCGATTGAATCTAGATGGTATGAGTCCAGTCAATTATCGAATCCATTCACTAAATTCAACTTAATAAAAAAATGTCCAAAAATCGGGGGCTAGTCCAGTACAGGGTATTGATTTTAAAAACATTCTTTTCTGACAAAAATAGTTTGGATAATAATAATAGATTGAATAGTCTTTAGTTCTAAAGGCAATCTTGGCCGAGGTTTCTATTCTTCATTAATTCTTTAATTTATGAAACCAGAAACACAGACTCCCCTGTATAAATGGGGGTATACCCTTGGGATGCTAGTCATTTTTTTTGGCTGTACATTACAAGATCAAGATGACCTCTTTGAGACATCGGCAAACAAGCAATTGCTTAGCGAAGCAAAAAGTTGGTTTATACACCAGACTGAACTAGATTCTGGCCCAAATTCTAGAGTTGTCACATTTATCGAGGGGGAGCCGGTATGGAATAAAGCAAAGGAGCATTTCTACATGGGAAAACCAGCCTTGGAAATACCTGTAAGACTAAACGTGAAAAATCTCTTCTCCCTCAAAAATGAACAATGGAAAGAACAAGCAGGGGATTATCGGGTGCTTCTTTTTAGAATTGGACCAAATGCATTTGAGCCTTACCTTATGAAAGTAGAAAGTGAGGAGGACAGCATAAATCCCAAATTTAAGAATGTGAACAAACTCAGTCTGATGGAAATCCCATCCGACTTCAGTGGTAACTACTCCTTCTTTCATCTCGATGGAAGATTTGTCGGGTCATGGATTATAGAAAAAGGAGAACGTATCAAATCCGTTTCTTTTTCAAAACCCGCAAGCACAAAGTCTGATACAATAGCTAATACAAGAGTAAGTGGCTGGACTTATAACTGCACTGTGACGACTTACACCACATACGTACAAGCTGGTACAGGAGAGCCTCAAATCGTAGAGCGATATGAGACATATGAGTGTATGTTTGCCCTATCAATGGCTCCTACCGGTCCAGAAGATACCCGAGGAGGAGAACATCCGGGGTGTTATGAGCCACATCCGAATTTTGAGGGATTGGTGGTTCCATGTAATGATGAACCAGATCCATGCAATAATTTCGAAGATTTAGTAGACAAAGTACTGAATACCGAAGGAGGTTTTGTTAACGATCCTATCGACAAAGGCGGTGCAACAAACAAAGGTATAGCTTGGAAAACACGGACTAATGCAGCTCAACCTATACTAGGTAAAGAACCTACCTTAGAAAATTTAGAAAATATAACTGTTGCCGATGCAAAAGCTATTTACAAAGTCTTGTACTGGGATTCTATTAGACTTTCTGAAATTGAAGATGGAGATCTAAGATGGTTACTTTTTGATTTTCATATAAATTCAGGTCCAAATGCGATTTACCAACTGCAGGAATTATTAAATCAGCTAGGGGCAGATTTGACTGTAGATGGAATCATTGGTACAAACACCTTGAATTTCATAAATGATTATGAAAATAGTATTGAACTTTACAATGAGTATAAGGCTACCAGAATATCCTTCTTAGAAAACATAGTCACAACCAGTGTCAATAGATATTTAGCTCGATTTCCAAATGCAACAGAATCTGAATTGAAATCAAAAACTCAACGTAGATTTAGAGATGGTTGGATCAATAGAGTTGAAGAATTTATTGAAAAGACTGTAGATAATTATTTAAACGTAAATTGTTAAAAGATGAAAAATATAATAACAATACTTATAATACTATTAATTTCAAACACTTCTTATTCACAAGATATCTCAGGATCATGGAGGTGGAGCCTGGATAACGGTAGAAGACATTTCGAAATTGATCTTATAAAAAAATATAGAACTGTAGGATCAGCTATTCCGACCAATTTCAAAGGGAAACATTGTGGTGTTTTTGAAGATGGGGCGAGGATGGATTGTACTGTTGATGAATTTACAATCTCTTTGGATAAAATAAGTGAAAATGTATTTACAGGAACAATCCTTAGTGCGTATTCCAGAAGTATTCATGATATCAAAGTCACATACCTCCCGGCAAGCGGGCAATTAAGATGGGAAATAACCAAAGAAAGGCCAGGACAAATCTATATGCCTAAAAATGTAATTTTACAAAGGTGAAGATTGAAAGTACTATGCTTACTTCGGTCAGATGGACTTTACAAATCCAAATATATAGACAGGGGATAATTATGTCATTGTGTTAAGTCCACGCAAGGAGAAATTGACGGTGCCATTTTAATTAAGACAAATGGCAGTACCATTTCACAGATTTCTTTCAACATGCATTAAAGTAAGCCTGTATTGTCATTTCTCCACTACAAAATGGGGAAAAGTGGTTTATTGATGAAAGCCTAAAAATCAAAACAAATGGGACACGCATAACTAAAACAGTTTTTTATCTTTATTAGTAAAATCTTCAATATTTCCAACTGACCTTGGAAGAAGATTAGTTATGTAATTGGTTAAAAGGATATGATCAAGTAGCTATTATGAAAAATCGAATACTATTACTTGTCCTTATCTTCTGTACAACCCAGTTATCGGAGGCTCCTACGCCGATATAAATTTCTACTATCTCTATAAAAAACCCTTCAAATTCTAAAAAGATTGTTTACGGGGAGTCTTTGTGTCGTCTACGGCATGCCCAATGTCATGCGGCTATGAAAGGAGGCTTTTTTATGGCACCAAATTAGCCGAACCCTAATCGGTTTTTATTTTCAGTTCACACATGAAGCATCCTTTGATTTTCATAGTTTTGATTTTCTTCTTTCATGCTACTTCATTTTGTCAAGTCCAAGGGTATAATGAAGACACATCCATCCTGACCTTTGATATTAACAATCTCATTATCAAATCATCAGATTCAGTTCACAAAGAGTTCAGTGTTCTTAAAACCACCCTATCAGCATTTTTAGAAGAATTTCCAAGCCCTGACAAAAACGAAGATTATTATTATGAGATAGATGAAAAGATGGCTAGGTTAATCACCTACACCAATAATGAATTCTACTTCTTAGATGCACAACTCGATGCCTTCCATCTGAAAGACAGCAGATTTTCAATAGGGAATGGAAAATATTTTATAAAATTAGGTGATCATCACACAGCAGTATCAAAGCTATTCCCTCCCTATGAACTAAAAATTGAAATAGATTATGGTACAAAAGAGGAATATGGAGTAATAAGAATAACTACTTCTGAGG contains:
- a CDS encoding transposase — translated: MKYSVLFRKEAVDQVIYDKRSVLKVGQELGIDKSLIRKWVLLYQRHGIMGLMPISKRQYPPEFKVKVIKTMRKKSLSLLEACIQFNIRSTGALVKWIGLYDENGAEGFARKERKTKLPMTKRTKKPKTKEEELLEELASLRAENAYLKKLHALIQAEKEKEENRKSSRN
- a CDS encoding glycoside hydrolase family 108 protein, which produces MKPETQTPLYKWGYTLGMLVIFFGCTLQDQDDLFETSANKQLLSEAKSWFIHQTELDSGPNSRVVTFIEGEPVWNKAKEHFYMGKPALEIPVRLNVKNLFSLKNEQWKEQAGDYRVLLFRIGPNAFEPYLMKVESEEDSINPKFKNVNKLSLMEIPSDFSGNYSFFHLDGRFVGSWIIEKGERIKSVSFSKPASTKSDTIANTRVSGWTYNCTVTTYTTYVQAGTGEPQIVERYETYECMFALSMAPTGPEDTRGGEHPGCYEPHPNFEGLVVPCNDEPDPCNNFEDLVDKVLNTEGGFVNDPIDKGGATNKGIAWKTRTNAAQPILGKEPTLENLENITVADAKAIYKVLYWDSIRLSEIEDGDLRWLLFDFHINSGPNAIYQLQELLNQLGADLTVDGIIGTNTLNFINDYENSIELYNEYKATRISFLENIVTTSVNRYLARFPNATESELKSKTQRRFRDGWINRVEEFIEKTVDNYLNVNC
- a CDS encoding acetyltransferase, whose protein sequence is MEKPVIIFGAKGIAHPALEIFNSNNVVVFGFLDEDEKIYGTEINTVSVLGNPEDDGFLKLIGQKTEAFVAEENPKYRKFLVELLNDRRKVQPVNAIHQRSYISTDAVIGHGNFINANVNIGAGAEVGSHCIINSAAVIEHKAKLGDFVQIGAGSVINSEVTIEEGAFIGSGATIVSGVTIGKNARIGAGSVVISTVGANETVFGNPAAKVK
- a CDS encoding DUF2851 family protein; its protein translation is MTFKEDFLQLVWKYQYFQKDKLYTTNGDELKIIQVGFHNQSEGPDFRDSVVVIDGVIFHGHVEVHRLASEWKQHAHGGNPAYNSVVLHVVWEDDRKVLRNDGTPMPTLELKGLIFLDIWRNYERMLDYKSDLPCAHGLKGAPGIVRFSASEKALVERLQEKSALILEILRSTTDDWEETAYRWLFVCFGFKNNSLAMGELATLVPYKILQKHRDQLPVLEAILMGQAGLLPMDSEEPYVQHLIREYDFYRKKYKWESRMKRQHWTFMGVRPSNFPTVRIAQLSAILSNAPNLLQSVIQDSHDFASFRKLLKVKPSDYWKHHYSFGKPSERQASAGISSMALDLLVINYVIPLWFAYGRYFEEPDWQERCFDLLQEVSAENNHITRCFQSHGWSAENAFDSQGMIGLFKNYCQPKKCLQCKIAQSLIKSESK
- a CDS encoding rhodanese-related sulfurtransferase; protein product: MENNNYHILLYYCYAKIENPEDYREQHHLFCIENNIRGRIIISDEGLNGTVSGLVEDCEKYMAYIHADPRFVKTEFKIDTHHKHAFTKIHVRYKPEIVHSALRHLDPNVKTGKHLDPEEFKKLKDQEDVVILDVRSNYEHELGRFKNALTLDIDNFRDFPEKVKELEHLKNKKVLTYCTGGIKCEKASAFLLEQGFEDVYQLHGGIIKYGMEAGGEDFEGKCYVFDNRIAVEVNSVNPKIVSTCHVCGTPSDRMVNCANQSCNVHVPMCEKCGWEMEGTCSAECKENPEKRLYDGTGYYQKNTNGYNPYKGLNRRVKEKSNA
- the pyrF gene encoding orotidine-5'-phosphate decarboxylase; translated protein: MTRAELFSQIQKKSSFLCVGLDTDLSKIPAHLKSEVDPIYSFCRQIIEETADYAVAYKPNIAFFEALGPQGWETLQKVLEIIPKEIFTIADAKRGDIGNTSKLYAKAFFEKMDFDSVTVAPYMGADSVTPFLEFKEKWVILLALTSNAGSMDFQLIKDENGKPLYQAVLEKSQEWGSPENLMYVVGATRGELIGEVRKLVPDNFFLVPGVGAQGGSLSDVAKYGMNSQCGLLVNSSRGILYASEERDFAQMAKREAKKLQVEMGELLGKHL
- a CDS encoding IS3 family transposase, translated to MIQELRHAHALSHLLLHAGMARSTFYYHLKQSKKPDKYLEAKQDITRIYREHQGRMGYRRIKFALRNEGRYINHKTVLKLMQELGIQSLIRTKKYKSYKGELGKVAPNLLNRDFKATLPDQKWATDITEFKVSDKRLYLSPIIDLFNGEIISYTMAENAKIKPVIDMIEQVKSTMTDNKPVILHSDQGWHYQMAIYQEALQRKNIVPSMSRKGNCLDNAIIENFFGTIKCELFYLKEYKSISQLKMEIKEYIHYYNNKRIRLNLDGMSPVNYRIHSLNST